The segment GGCGGCGTTGGCGCCGCTCTCCAGCGCCGCCAGCGCGCCGGGGCAGGTGCGGGCGCTCGCCTATCGAAAGACGATCCAGCATCTCGAGGGCGGCATCATCCGTGAGCTGCTGGTCGGCGAGGGTGACATCGTCGAGCAGGGCCAGGTGATGGTCCGGCTGGAGGACGTCCAGGCGCGATCGAGCTCGGAGCTGATCGAGCGGCAGTACTGGGCGCTGCAGGCCCAGGAGGCGCGTCTTCTTGCCGAGCGCGAGGGAGCAGCCCAGGTCGTCTACCCCATAAACCTCGCGGCTCGGAGGTCAGAGGCCCAGATCCGCGCCATGCTGGACGGCCAGGACAGGATCTTCGAGGGTCGAAAAGCGAGCCTTGCCAATCAGGTCGGGATAATGGAGCAGCGGGCGGCGCAGCTCGAGTCCCAGATCGACGCCCATCGAGCGCAGCTGCTTGCTTCCGACGACCAGATTCGCCTGCTCGAGGAGGAAGTGGCCACGGTCCGTGACCTGACCGAGCGCGGCTACGAGAAACGGCCCCGGCTGATGGGCCTGGAGCGGGAGCTCGCGCAGTTGAAGGGGGACCGGGGCGAACAGCTCGGGATGATCGCCCGGGCCAAGCAGCAGATTCTCGAGTCGCACCTGCAGATCGCCGATCTGCGGAACGCGCAATCCAAGGAGATCGAGGCCGAGCTGCGTGAGGTGCAGACCAGGATGAACGAGCTCGAGGACCGGCTGAGCGCCGCGAGCGATGTCCAGAACCGGACCGAGATTCTTGCGCCGCATGCCGGCCGGGTCGTCCAGCTTCGTCATGTCACCACCGGCGGCGTCATCCGGCCCGGTGACGCCATCCTGGATCTGGTCCCCACCAGCGAGGAATTCGTCGTCGAGGCCCGCATCTCGCCGCTCGACATTGACAGCGTGCGCTCGGGCCTCGATGCGGAAGTCAGGCTGCTGGGCCTCAACCAGCGGAGCCTTCCCATCCTGCTGGGCAAGGTGGCGTCGGTGTCCGCCGACGTCCTGACCGACCAGCGCAGCGGCGAAAGATACTACCTGGCCGAAATCAGCTTTCCGGAAGAGCAGCTGCATCGCATGTCGGGCATAAACCTCTACCCGGGGATGCCGACCGACGTGCTGGTGGTGACCGGCCAGTCGACGCTGATGGGATATTTCCTCGAGCCGGTGCGCGACAGCTTTCGGAAGGCGTTTCGTGAGCACTGAAGCGCATGCCGATCCCAGCATGCTCACAGCGGGGCCTCGGGTGATCTTCAGCGGCATCACGTCGGGCTCATAGCGAAGCCACGTTCCCGAACCGGCTGGGCGCCCAGATACCGATCGAGGTAGATCGCGCATGCGCCCACCTGTTGGACGCGAAACCGGCCGGCGTGTGTGATTGGCGCTGCCTGCGCGGCGGGTTCGCCGACGCGAATCTCGAATAGCGAGTCGGGCCGCCCTCAGGGCCGCCCGCGATCGTGATGCAGCTTGGCGGTGCTTGCCGCCCGGAACTAGTGTTTTTTGGGCGATGTTGAAAAGCGATGCCTGAACCGGAACGGCGACCTCATCTGCTTTGGCGACCTTATCGCCGCAGCCCGCTGCGTTGCTGGCCCTCGCCACTGCTCCTCCGCCGCGGCGGTGAACTGCGGAGCCTGCATCTGCCCAATGCACCCAGTCTTCAGCTTGCGTCTGGGGTTCGCCAGGAAATCGGCGACAATTTCCGATCCGCAAGGGTCGGAATCGATCACATCGTGCCCAATCCCGCGAAGCACGACGACCTGCCCAAAAGGAAGGCTTTTGGCCGCACGATATGCCCAGTGAGTTGGTGTTGCCGGATCATACTCGCCCGACAACAGCAGGGTCGGGATATCCAAGCGGCGAGGATGCTTTTGCGAAACCGTCGTTCCCTCAGGAAACCAAAGCGGGCAAACCCAGGTATAGTCGGCCTCTCCGATCCACTTCGTCCAGTATTCGAGGCGCTTGTCAGGCAGCTCGGAAATGTTGGTCTCAG is part of the Mesorhizobium sp. L-2-11 genome and harbors:
- a CDS encoding HlyD family type I secretion periplasmic adaptor subunit → MLGFSAICLFFGGFGAWAALAPLSSAASAPGQVRALAYRKTIQHLEGGIIRELLVGEGDIVEQGQVMVRLEDVQARSSSELIERQYWALQAQEARLLAEREGAAQVVYPINLAARRSEAQIRAMLDGQDRIFEGRKASLANQVGIMEQRAAQLESQIDAHRAQLLASDDQIRLLEEEVATVRDLTERGYEKRPRLMGLERELAQLKGDRGEQLGMIARAKQQILESHLQIADLRNAQSKEIEAELREVQTRMNELEDRLSAASDVQNRTEILAPHAGRVVQLRHVTTGGVIRPGDAILDLVPTSEEFVVEARISPLDIDSVRSGLDAEVRLLGLNQRSLPILLGKVASVSADVLTDQRSGERYYLAEISFPEEQLHRMSGINLYPGMPTDVLVVTGQSTLMGYFLEPVRDSFRKAFREH